The Bacillota bacterium genome contains a region encoding:
- a CDS encoding AbrB/MazE/SpoVT family DNA-binding domain-containing protein yields MDDQVVIQQIQKRMLISIGQVARKLGIKEGDYVRVEIGEDGASLRIVPIAWHPKEQEYFWSEEWQSRVKRSLKDLEEGRVGAHETVEGLIEELENATNRKNR; encoded by the coding sequence ATGGATGATCAAGTTGTTATTCAGCAAATTCAGAAACGAATGCTTATCAGTATAGGCCAGGTGGCCAGGAAGCTGGGGATCAAGGAGGGCGACTACGTGCGCGTGGAAATCGGGGAGGACGGCGCCAGCCTGCGCATTGTCCCCATCGCGTGGCACCCTAAGGAGCAGGAATATTTCTGGAGCGAAGAGTGGCAGAGCAGGGTGAAAAGGAGCCTTAAGGACCTGGAGGAAGGACGGGTTGGCGCGCATGAAACGGTGGAGGGCTTGATAGAGGAACTGGAAAATGCCACGAATCGTAAGAACCGATAG
- a CDS encoding DUF2283 domain-containing protein, with protein sequence MKLFYYPETDSLYIELSEKVSVDSREAAPGVVLDFDSKGCLVGINIDQVSRITEISRVVVSSLPAVEFVSGS encoded by the coding sequence ATGAAGCTGTTTTATTATCCAGAAACCGATTCCCTTTATATTGAGCTTTCAGAAAAAGTAAGCGTCGATTCCAGGGAGGCCGCCCCAGGAGTAGTTCTCGACTTTGACTCCAAGGGTTGCCTGGTTGGTATTAACATCGATCAAGTCAGCAGGATTACAGAGATCTCGCGCGTCGTGGTTTCATCGCTGCCAGCGGTTGAGTTTGTCAGCGGCAGCTGA
- a CDS encoding metallophosphoesterase family protein has translation MRRAFKLLFILGIAVLLAAAGLRQLGIDKAPDWGRSPDHIVLSWTAEPATTVTITWRTNSEVSKSVVQYAPRLNGSLFPTSFSLARGKVAKLKTNLGNFNIHTATLTNLRPGVTYLYRVGDGVRWSRICSFTTESRNASRFSAVVFGDSQCRLKNYRVWRETLQAAVKRENPRFIISTGDLVDDGSDQRQWDAWFAAGQGVLEGLPEMAAVGNHELSHSGGDGMPQSFLAQFSLPENGPPGLKELAYSFDYGDAHFVILDSRFGSNSPLLKLQRDWLKGDLERTRKKWKIVVFHRPPYYAKANRSNDDVREAFCQIIEENRTDLVINGHDHAVMRTYPIAGGRIAARAEGTVYLIAGRSGEKTYSDLTRKRWAQYFYNPLDQPTYTVLKFTGGTLQVICKKVDGTILDACTLEK, from the coding sequence ATGCGCAGGGCTTTTAAATTGCTCTTTATATTGGGCATTGCTGTTTTGCTTGCCGCTGCGGGGCTTCGGCAGCTGGGAATAGATAAAGCGCCTGACTGGGGGCGTTCACCCGATCACATCGTTCTCAGCTGGACGGCCGAACCTGCTACAACAGTTACGATCACCTGGCGTACAAATTCTGAAGTATCAAAAAGCGTGGTCCAGTACGCCCCCCGGCTGAATGGCAGCCTCTTCCCCACATCTTTTAGCCTTGCCAGGGGAAAAGTCGCTAAACTGAAAACCAATTTAGGTAATTTCAACATCCACACCGCCACGCTCACGAATTTGAGGCCTGGCGTCACCTACCTGTACCGTGTAGGCGACGGGGTCAGGTGGAGCAGGATTTGCTCCTTCACAACCGAAAGCAGGAACGCCAGCCGGTTCTCAGCAGTTGTCTTCGGCGACTCCCAGTGCAGGCTGAAAAACTACAGGGTATGGCGGGAAACCCTGCAGGCAGCGGTGAAGCGGGAGAACCCTCGCTTTATTATAAGTACCGGGGATCTGGTGGATGACGGGAGCGACCAGAGACAGTGGGATGCCTGGTTCGCCGCCGGGCAGGGTGTGCTGGAAGGACTCCCGGAAATGGCTGCTGTCGGCAATCATGAACTTTCGCATAGCGGCGGAGACGGAATGCCGCAGTCCTTCCTGGCCCAGTTCAGCTTGCCGGAAAACGGGCCGCCCGGGTTAAAGGAATTGGCCTATTCGTTTGATTACGGTGACGCTCATTTTGTGATCCTGGACAGCCGGTTCGGCAGCAATTCGCCTCTCCTCAAACTCCAGCGGGACTGGCTGAAGGGGGATCTGGAGCGGACAAGAAAAAAGTGGAAGATCGTCGTCTTCCACAGGCCGCCCTACTACGCTAAGGCAAACCGCTCTAATGACGATGTAAGGGAGGCGTTCTGCCAGATTATCGAGGAAAACCGCACGGATCTTGTCATCAACGGCCATGACCACGCGGTGATGCGGACATATCCCATTGCGGGCGGCAGGATTGCCGCCCGGGCGGAGGGAACCGTTTACCTGATTGCCGGGCGCAGCGGTGAGAAAACATATTCCGATTTAACTCGAAAACGGTGGGCGCAATACTTTTACAATCCTCTGGATCAACCCACCTACACTGTGTTGAAGTTCACAGGCGGAACCCTTCAGGTAATCTGCAAAAAGGTGGACGGGACAATCCTCGATGCCTGTACGCTTGAAAAGTAG
- a CDS encoding type II toxin-antitoxin system VapC family toxin has product MILIDTNVLVYAVNTAAPQHEESRAFVEAARRGDFPAVLVPQVLLEFYAVVTGNRVEHPLAPETALEEVNILRSVFPALEAPSDALERLHEILSRHPGIRGGNVFDAWLAAQMKSLGIHVICTYNTADFTRYDDITAAAPGEILADTG; this is encoded by the coding sequence GTGATCCTGATCGACACCAACGTCCTGGTCTACGCTGTTAACACCGCCGCGCCCCAACACGAGGAGAGCCGGGCCTTTGTGGAAGCCGCGCGCCGCGGGGATTTCCCCGCAGTTCTCGTCCCCCAGGTCCTGCTGGAGTTCTACGCTGTGGTGACCGGGAACCGTGTCGAACACCCCCTGGCCCCGGAAACAGCGTTGGAGGAAGTCAATATACTCCGTTCCGTTTTCCCCGCTTTGGAAGCGCCTTCCGACGCCCTGGAGCGACTTCACGAAATACTGTCCCGTCACCCTGGCATTCGCGGTGGAAACGTTTTCGACGCCTGGCTTGCAGCCCAGATGAAATCCCTGGGCATCCATGTAATATGCACGTACAACACCGCGGATTTTACCCGGTACGATGATATAACGGCCGCCGCACCGGGAGAAATCCTTGCCGATACCGGGTAA
- a CDS encoding DNA helicase, with protein sequence MPRIVRTDSFLEQFYELDRKAQKQVLKTLRLLGNNPKHPSLQVHRIRGTPFWEAYASKSIRVVFQREEDTLILLACGHHDILKKY encoded by the coding sequence ATGCCACGAATCGTAAGAACCGATAGTTTCCTGGAGCAGTTCTACGAACTGGACAGGAAAGCCCAGAAACAGGTCTTAAAAACGCTGCGCTTACTGGGTAACAACCCCAAACATCCTTCCCTTCAGGTGCACAGAATAAGAGGGACTCCTTTCTGGGAGGCGTATGCAAGCAAAAGCATCCGGGTCGTATTTCAGCGGGAGGAGGATACCCTTATCCTGCTGGCCTGTGGGCACCACGACATTCTAAAGAAGTATTAG
- a CDS encoding ribbon-helix-helix protein, CopG family has translation MQLNIYVPESKKDLLDVLSRTAARTGKSKSELVIEALERYLPAVSQPPLGRFNLGAFRAPRRAELYGERLEKP, from the coding sequence ATGCAGCTGAACATCTACGTTCCGGAAAGCAAGAAGGATTTGCTCGACGTTCTGAGCAGGACCGCCGCCCGCACCGGCAAGAGCAAAAGCGAGCTCGTCATCGAAGCCCTCGAGCGGTACCTTCCCGCCGTTTCCCAGCCCCCGCTCGGACGGTTCAACCTGGGCGCTTTCCGTGCCCCCAGGCGCGCCGAACTTTACGGGGAAAGGCTCGAAAAACCGTGA
- a CDS encoding type II toxin-antitoxin system HicB family antitoxin, which yields MGVKRLTAAVVREGKWYVARCLEVEVTSQGETLEDALANLKEALELYFEDAEEPVATETPIIAPLEVEVAL from the coding sequence ATGGGTGTAAAACGCTTGACAGCTGCTGTGGTTAGAGAAGGCAAGTGGTATGTTGCCCGCTGTCTGGAGGTTGAGGTCACGTCGCAGGGAGAAACGTTAGAGGATGCTTTGGCCAATCTAAAGGAAGCGTTAGAACTTTACTTTGAGGACGCCGAGGAGCCGGTTGCGACAGAAACACCGATTATAGCGCCTTTAGAAGTAGAGGTTGCTTTATGA